Proteins from a single region of Deinococcus malanensis:
- a CDS encoding M67 family metallopeptidase: MLALNLPAALADALWAQARQAWPHECVGALGGRVDTGVAHAKTLYPLANIAADPEREYLADPGQLLRALRAMQGEGLSLVALYHSHPRGPASPSLSDTRLAAYPVPYLIADVAGQVLCAYLLPEGRRVPLHVGGEEAAGGKAIPERPS; the protein is encoded by the coding sequence ATGCTGGCTTTGAACCTGCCCGCCGCTCTGGCCGACGCCCTGTGGGCCCAGGCGCGTCAGGCGTGGCCGCACGAATGCGTGGGAGCTCTGGGCGGCAGGGTCGATACCGGGGTGGCCCACGCGAAAACCCTGTACCCGCTGGCCAACATTGCCGCGGACCCTGAACGCGAGTATCTGGCGGACCCGGGACAGCTGCTGCGAGCCCTGCGGGCCATGCAGGGAGAAGGCTTGAGTCTGGTGGCCCTGTACCACAGCCATCCGCGTGGCCCGGCTTCGCCCAGCCTGAGCGATACCCGGCTCGCGGCCTATCCGGTGCCCTACCTGATTGCAGACGTGGCCGGACAGGTACTGTGTGCCTACCTGCTGCCGGAAGGCAGGCGGGTGCCGCTGCATGTGGGCGGCGAGGAGGCAGCCGGTGGAAAGGCCATTCCCGAGCGGCCCTCCTAG
- a CDS encoding FKBP-type peptidyl-prolyl cis-trans isomerase: protein MTAEGLIVDKYHEGTGPAAQAGKMVRVHYTGTLENGQKFDSSRDRGEPIEFPLGVGYVIPGWDQGIAQLRVGDKARLTVPAHLGYGAAGVPGVIPGGATLIFDVELVDVR from the coding sequence ATGACCGCCGAAGGACTGATCGTCGATAAGTACCATGAGGGCACCGGACCCGCCGCCCAGGCTGGAAAAATGGTGCGGGTGCACTACACCGGCACACTGGAAAACGGCCAGAAGTTCGATTCCAGCCGCGACCGGGGCGAGCCCATCGAGTTTCCGTTAGGCGTCGGTTACGTCATTCCCGGGTGGGATCAGGGCATTGCTCAGTTGCGGGTGGGAGACAAGGCCAGGCTGACCGTGCCCGCCCACCTGGGCTACGGAGCCGCAGGCGTGCCCGGAGTGATTCCAGGTGGCGCGACCCTGATTTTCGATGTCGAGCTGGTCGACGTCCGCTAA
- a CDS encoding fasciclin domain-containing protein: MLVTPALAGGGGAPATKAAAPACRSIAQIVMTDPNFSTLATAVEAAGLSQTLMGGQFTVFAPTNAAFAKLPSDRLAAVLNDPEMLRSVLTYHVVAGKVTAKQVMGMKAGKTVQGANVSIMTSGNRVMVGGATVTRADVMACNGIIHVIDTVLMPPMAAAPAAAPVTAAPATTTTTTTTVTTTAPMAFDITKIPATPLSGATVSTTGTATTATTTTETATTETTTTETATTETTTETTETTETAVAGDTLYDVIVSDDRFSTLRDLLSDAELTEMLTSGEFTIFAPTNEAFEALDQDQLALIASNPETLRLVLQYHVVQGRVTAEQLSGNQALTTVQGATLTPAQGVSGQPLTASNGTIYVVNRVFLPQGLVIPTAPAGEATTATTTTATTTTTTTPAAPATTATAPATTTATTSTITFTTSTQPIFASLVANPLYTTLVDLLRAAGLEQMLSSGDYTILAPTNEAFGRIPAADLTALRANPTRLRQVLMGHIIPSRVTGTAMGTVTELRTSGGATLTVQRGGTPAVTRIGDATLLMTGAIETSNGPIYSIDTVLMPR; this comes from the coding sequence ATGCTCGTCACGCCTGCCCTGGCCGGCGGTGGCGGTGCACCAGCGACCAAGGCCGCTGCGCCCGCGTGCCGCAGCATTGCCCAGATTGTCATGACGGACCCGAACTTCAGCACCCTGGCCACCGCTGTCGAAGCTGCTGGTCTGTCCCAGACGCTGATGGGCGGTCAGTTCACTGTGTTCGCGCCAACCAACGCCGCGTTCGCGAAGTTGCCCAGTGACCGACTGGCTGCCGTTCTGAACGACCCCGAGATGCTGCGCAGTGTCCTGACCTACCACGTTGTGGCAGGCAAGGTCACCGCCAAGCAGGTCATGGGCATGAAAGCCGGCAAAACGGTTCAGGGCGCCAACGTCAGCATCATGACCAGCGGCAACCGTGTGATGGTTGGTGGCGCCACCGTCACTCGCGCTGATGTCATGGCCTGCAACGGCATCATCCACGTGATCGACACCGTGCTGATGCCTCCCATGGCCGCTGCTCCTGCTGCAGCTCCTGTCACCGCTGCGCCTGCGACCACCACTACGACGACCACGACCGTGACGACCACGGCTCCGATGGCGTTTGATATCACCAAGATTCCCGCCACGCCTCTGAGTGGCGCAACCGTCAGCACCACCGGAACGGCCACGACGGCCACCACGACCACCGAGACCGCCACGACGGAAACCACGACCACCGAGACCGCCACGACGGAAACCACCACGGAAACGACCGAAACCACTGAAACGGCCGTGGCCGGTGACACCCTGTATGACGTGATCGTCTCTGACGACCGCTTCAGCACTCTGCGCGACCTGCTCAGCGACGCTGAACTGACCGAGATGCTGACCAGTGGTGAGTTCACCATCTTCGCTCCGACCAACGAAGCGTTTGAGGCTCTGGATCAGGATCAGCTGGCCCTGATCGCCAGCAACCCCGAAACCCTGCGCCTGGTGCTGCAGTACCACGTGGTCCAGGGCCGCGTGACCGCTGAGCAGCTCTCCGGCAACCAGGCACTGACCACCGTGCAGGGCGCCACCCTGACCCCCGCTCAGGGCGTCAGCGGTCAGCCTCTGACCGCCAGCAACGGCACCATCTACGTGGTTAACCGCGTGTTCCTGCCCCAGGGCCTGGTTATCCCCACGGCACCGGCTGGCGAGGCGACCACGGCCACCACGACCACCGCGACGACGACCACTACTACCACTCCAGCTGCCCCCGCCACCACGGCCACGGCGCCTGCGACGACCACGGCCACCACGTCGACCATCACCTTCACCACCAGCACCCAGCCCATTTTCGCGAGCCTGGTGGCCAACCCGCTGTACACCACCCTGGTTGACCTGCTGCGTGCCGCCGGCCTCGAGCAGATGCTGAGCAGCGGTGACTACACCATCCTGGCACCCACCAACGAGGCGTTCGGCCGTATTCCTGCTGCTGACCTGACGGCGCTGCGGGCCAACCCCACCCGCCTGCGTCAGGTGCTGATGGGCCACATCATCCCCAGCCGCGTGACCGGCACGGCCATGGGCACCGTCACTGAGCTCAGGACCTCCGGAGGCGCGA
- a CDS encoding DNA translocase FtsK, protein MAKARTKAAPPVNRFDGEALGLVLFALGIFLGVTLLLPQGEAGGFMTQANQMLTGQLGWAAFLLPVVPVAFGVLVFLGRDLRNLTRRVLGGAVVVFSLLALHELAQPGAAGQLAAQAMAPLFRALSYAAALLPLATLTLGLEVMLRMTPLSMLKGFFRAVSVLLGGASANVQGAIESRQEGRESARARGGVRQGLAAYARDLEALRRHYPLARELRDQAQEVKAAQRDLRTLDEAGLKNLERDLAGWREVTTTFVGNAARDLREQVSAEAPDAGADAEAVANELRAGRHELSVELPSTMASAALERLRRSMVLDIQRLAQRAGKLERERKAAEKALQNPDIAILIREDPAHRDRVRAWQELAEDFTSWRSRAQDYPGWPDLSAAFDRAPTEVAAQLAEAIAADPDGTLSQPEEWRARLARAQDEARRRAEAMISQPSVAASVPAPPTLDFDFSDPTGSELATAMPVSEAALPGVAAMAAVPLAPWTPPAQTRTAVTEPSTGFDPFADLDEDEDLPFGPSGSPPPRPQAAPHLAVEALTRTAQLSNVQPSVTEADTTGAAVQRAPAHGPATSDAPWASTEPESRARVGAIDLALPGYSLLDPVPAAALNTAQLDSSARQRAGLIDETLRHFNLQARVVDFARGPTVTRYEIEPAPGEKISRISGLSNDLARALAVGGVRVEAPVPGKSVIGLEVPNAEREPVTFHQAAAAPSFRATRAKLPIILGKSIDGELMVGDLAKMPHLLVAGSTGSGKSVCVNTLITSLLFKYLPTELRFLMIDPKMVELTPYDGIPHLVRSVVTNPVDAAGVLLGAVAHMERRYKMMSQVGAKNLEQFNAKMRQTGETELPHLVIIIDELADLMITSPKEVESAIMRLAQMARATGMHLVLATQRPSVDILTSLIKVNVPARIAFAVSSSHDSRTILDTMGAERLTGMGDMLFYQPGLIKPVRLQGPYISEVESARITDELRRQVFEDAFVEAYGSDFEGGIEASGPTADKTNMDFSDPLLRQAAQICIEEGQGSVSRLQRRLSVGHARAGKLMDMLEAMGIVSKHQGSKPRDILVAEADLAEYFGR, encoded by the coding sequence ATGGCGAAGGCTCGTACAAAAGCGGCTCCTCCGGTAAATAGATTTGATGGAGAAGCGCTGGGCCTGGTGCTGTTTGCGCTGGGTATTTTTCTAGGAGTAACGCTGCTGCTGCCTCAGGGTGAGGCAGGCGGGTTCATGACGCAGGCCAACCAGATGCTGACCGGTCAACTGGGCTGGGCAGCGTTTCTGCTGCCGGTCGTGCCGGTGGCGTTTGGCGTGCTGGTGTTTCTGGGCCGGGATCTGCGCAATCTGACCCGGCGGGTTCTGGGCGGTGCGGTGGTGGTGTTCTCCCTGCTGGCGCTGCATGAACTGGCGCAGCCGGGTGCAGCGGGTCAGCTGGCTGCCCAGGCGATGGCCCCGCTGTTCCGCGCCCTGAGCTACGCGGCGGCGCTGCTGCCGCTGGCGACCCTCACGCTGGGTCTGGAAGTCATGCTGCGCATGACGCCTCTGAGTATGCTCAAGGGCTTTTTCCGCGCGGTCAGTGTGCTGCTGGGCGGCGCGAGCGCCAATGTGCAGGGCGCCATCGAATCCCGTCAGGAAGGCCGCGAGTCGGCACGCGCGCGTGGCGGGGTACGTCAGGGACTCGCGGCATATGCCCGGGACCTGGAGGCCCTGCGCCGTCACTATCCGCTGGCCCGCGAACTGCGCGACCAGGCCCAGGAGGTCAAGGCCGCGCAGCGGGACCTGCGCACCCTGGACGAGGCCGGACTGAAAAATCTGGAACGCGATCTGGCCGGCTGGCGTGAGGTCACCACGACCTTCGTGGGCAATGCGGCCCGCGACCTGCGCGAACAGGTCAGCGCTGAGGCCCCCGACGCCGGTGCCGACGCGGAAGCGGTCGCCAACGAGTTACGGGCCGGACGACACGAGCTGAGCGTCGAACTGCCCAGCACCATGGCCAGTGCCGCTCTGGAACGCCTACGCCGCTCGATGGTGCTGGATATCCAGAGGCTCGCGCAGCGCGCAGGCAAGCTGGAACGCGAGCGCAAGGCGGCCGAAAAGGCTTTACAGAACCCCGATATTGCCATCCTGATCCGGGAGGATCCAGCCCACCGCGACCGTGTCCGGGCGTGGCAGGAACTGGCGGAGGACTTCACCAGCTGGCGCTCGCGTGCCCAGGATTATCCCGGCTGGCCGGACCTCAGCGCGGCCTTTGACCGCGCCCCTACCGAGGTGGCCGCCCAGCTGGCAGAGGCCATCGCGGCTGACCCGGACGGCACCCTGTCACAGCCGGAAGAATGGCGCGCCCGGCTGGCACGCGCGCAGGACGAGGCACGTCGGCGCGCCGAGGCCATGATTTCGCAGCCAAGCGTGGCCGCTTCGGTGCCCGCGCCGCCCACCCTGGACTTTGATTTCAGCGACCCCACAGGTTCGGAACTGGCCACAGCCATGCCGGTGTCCGAGGCCGCCCTGCCCGGGGTGGCCGCCATGGCAGCTGTGCCGCTGGCTCCCTGGACCCCACCAGCCCAGACCCGCACCGCCGTCACCGAGCCGTCCACCGGCTTTGATCCGTTCGCCGACCTGGACGAGGACGAGGACCTGCCATTCGGGCCGTCGGGCTCTCCTCCACCCCGCCCACAGGCTGCTCCCCATCTGGCCGTAGAGGCCCTGACCCGCACCGCGCAGCTCAGCAATGTGCAGCCCAGCGTTACAGAGGCCGACACGACGGGCGCGGCAGTACAGCGCGCGCCAGCCCATGGCCCGGCCACCAGCGACGCTCCCTGGGCCAGCACCGAGCCCGAGTCGCGCGCCAGGGTCGGCGCCATAGACCTGGCCCTGCCGGGATATTCCCTGCTCGACCCCGTGCCGGCCGCCGCCCTGAACACCGCACAGCTTGATAGCTCTGCGCGGCAGCGGGCGGGGCTGATCGACGAGACCCTGCGGCACTTCAACCTGCAGGCGCGGGTGGTGGACTTTGCCCGGGGACCGACCGTGACCCGCTATGAGATCGAGCCGGCCCCCGGCGAGAAAATCAGCCGTATTTCCGGGCTCAGCAACGATCTGGCACGCGCCCTGGCCGTCGGGGGCGTGCGCGTGGAGGCCCCGGTGCCGGGCAAGAGCGTGATCGGCCTGGAAGTGCCGAATGCCGAGCGCGAGCCGGTCACCTTTCACCAGGCAGCCGCAGCGCCCAGTTTCCGCGCCACCCGGGCCAAGCTGCCGATCATTCTGGGCAAGAGCATCGACGGAGAACTGATGGTGGGCGATCTGGCCAAGATGCCCCACCTGCTGGTGGCCGGCAGCACCGGCAGCGGCAAGTCGGTGTGTGTCAACACGCTGATCACCTCACTGCTGTTCAAGTACCTGCCCACCGAACTGCGCTTCCTGATGATCGACCCGAAAATGGTGGAGCTGACGCCATATGACGGAATTCCGCACCTGGTGCGCAGTGTCGTGACCAATCCGGTGGATGCGGCAGGCGTGCTGCTGGGCGCTGTGGCCCACATGGAACGGCGCTACAAGATGATGTCGCAGGTGGGTGCCAAGAACCTGGAGCAATTTAACGCCAAGATGCGCCAGACCGGCGAAACCGAGTTGCCGCATCTGGTGATCATCATTGACGAGTTGGCTGACCTGATGATCACCTCTCCCAAGGAGGTGGAGTCGGCCATCATGCGTCTGGCCCAGATGGCGCGCGCTACCGGCATGCATCTGGTCCTGGCCACCCAGCGGCCCAGTGTGGATATTCTGACCAGCCTGATCAAGGTCAACGTGCCGGCGCGCATTGCGTTCGCGGTGAGCAGCAGCCACGACTCACGGACCATTCTCGACACCATGGGGGCCGAACGGCTGACCGGCATGGGCGACATGCTGTTCTATCAGCCTGGACTGATCAAACCGGTCCGTTTGCAGGGACCATACATCTCTGAGGTGGAATCGGCCCGCATCACCGATGAGCTGCGGCGCCAGGTCTTTGAAGATGCGTTCGTCGAGGCGTACGGGTCGGACTTCGAGGGCGGCATCGAGGCCAGCGGGCCCACCGCCGACAAGACCAACATGGATTTCAGCGATCCACTGCTGCGACAGGCAGCCCAGATCTGTATCGAGGAAGGCCAGGGCAGTGTTTCCAGGCTGCAGCGGCGTCTCAGTGTGGGACATGCCCGCGCCGGCAAGCTGATGGACATGCTGGAGGCCATGGGCATCGTGAGCAAACATCAGGGCAGCAAGCCCCGCGACATCCTGGTTGCGGAAGCCGACCTCGCAGAGTACTTCGGGCGGTAG
- a CDS encoding nucleoside hydrolase codes for MTKTPLHVILDGDPGLDDAVAWLLALASPELKVLGVTTVHGNVDLSLTTRNAGVTLALGKSTDVPVYAGADRPLIRELMGAAAVHGDTGLPANGLPDPYREPEAEHAVNYLIRAAREQPGEVTLIATGPLTNVALAFRMEPALPQLLREVMWMGGSTAHGNRTPAAEFNVLADPHAADVVFRSGAALRMVGLNVTMQCVATPDRVEALRQLGTPVGLACAEMLTFYAAAYRRRYNLSGGALHDPLAVAAVLWPDLLTWQAMHVEVDTHEGADLGRTVCDLYGVTGKPANARVAVGVDDPTFFSRLLERLSRF; via the coding sequence GTGACCAAAACTCCCCTGCACGTGATTCTGGACGGCGACCCGGGCCTGGACGACGCTGTGGCGTGGCTGCTGGCGTTGGCCAGTCCCGAACTGAAGGTGCTGGGCGTGACCACCGTGCACGGAAATGTGGATCTGTCGCTGACCACCCGAAATGCCGGAGTGACACTGGCCCTAGGCAAAAGCACCGACGTGCCCGTCTATGCCGGGGCGGACCGGCCGCTGATCCGCGAGCTGATGGGCGCGGCTGCGGTTCATGGGGACACGGGTCTGCCGGCCAACGGACTGCCCGACCCGTACCGTGAACCAGAGGCGGAACACGCCGTGAACTATCTGATCCGAGCGGCCCGTGAACAGCCCGGGGAAGTGACACTGATCGCCACCGGGCCACTGACCAATGTGGCGCTGGCCTTCCGCATGGAGCCTGCCTTGCCGCAGCTTCTGCGTGAGGTGATGTGGATGGGCGGCAGCACGGCCCATGGCAACCGCACCCCGGCAGCCGAATTCAATGTGCTGGCCGATCCACATGCCGCAGATGTCGTGTTCAGGTCAGGAGCAGCCCTGCGAATGGTCGGACTGAACGTCACCATGCAGTGCGTGGCCACGCCAGACCGGGTCGAGGCCCTGCGTCAGCTCGGCACGCCGGTGGGTCTTGCCTGCGCCGAGATGCTGACGTTCTACGCGGCAGCCTACCGACGTCGCTACAACCTGAGCGGCGGCGCCCTGCATGATCCGCTGGCAGTGGCGGCTGTGTTGTGGCCTGACCTGCTGACCTGGCAGGCCATGCACGTGGAAGTGGATACCCACGAGGGCGCAGACCTGGGCCGCACCGTGTGCGACCTGTATGGCGTGACGGGAAAGCCCGCCAATGCCCGTGTGGCTGTCGGCGTGGATGACCCGACCTTTTTCAGTCGGCTGCTCGAGCGGCTCTCGCGTTTCTAG
- the lepB gene encoding signal peptidase I produces MPVPPPSSSRARHGFGHELRAAWRTWIVGALLPVYLLTTFVGTLARVDGESMQRTLQHGDLLVLLKYPRWLQAWGVPTPYPKRGDVLIFKGPADSPYSYETRWGIRYRPYNIKRVMGLPGDTVAIEDSRLVVNGRVAPDPHGSEGFMNDQPPVTVPPGKVWVLGDNRQLGASLDSRAYGLVHLRDSAGPANLRLWPRPSLVGPDASGN; encoded by the coding sequence GTGCCGGTCCCGCCCCCTTCCTCCTCTCGTGCGCGGCATGGTTTCGGTCACGAGCTGCGGGCCGCCTGGCGGACCTGGATTGTGGGCGCCTTGCTGCCGGTGTATCTGCTGACGACCTTTGTGGGCACCCTGGCGCGGGTGGACGGCGAAAGTATGCAGCGTACGCTACAGCATGGCGACCTGCTGGTGCTGCTCAAATATCCCCGCTGGCTGCAGGCCTGGGGAGTCCCCACCCCGTATCCGAAGCGGGGTGACGTTCTGATCTTCAAAGGACCAGCGGACAGTCCCTACAGCTACGAGACGCGGTGGGGAATCCGGTACCGCCCCTACAACATCAAGCGGGTGATGGGCCTTCCGGGTGACACGGTGGCGATCGAGGACAGCCGCCTGGTGGTCAATGGCCGGGTTGCGCCTGATCCTCACGGCAGCGAGGGTTTTATGAACGACCAGCCGCCGGTGACAGTGCCGCCCGGGAAGGTCTGGGTCCTGGGAGACAACCGCCAGCTTGGGGCGAGCCTGGACAGCCGCGCCTATGGTCTGGTGCACCTGCGGGACTCGGCGGGCCCGGCCAACCTGCGTCTGTGGCCTCGTCCCAGCCTGGTGGGACCGGACGCCTCCGGAAACTGA